The following are from one region of the uncultured Hyphomonas sp. genome:
- the zapE gene encoding cell division protein ZapE, whose translation MGNVTRQYRERVDAGLLTFDPVQAEAAERLDALAARLADPPKGGWFSKPAPVRGLYLWGGVGRGKSMLMDLFFEDAAPKAKRRVHFHEFMAEIQDRLDTWRKMPEGERKRSPWRVRSAGDDPIPPVAKQVAADAQLLCFDEFQVTQIADAMILARLFDQLFQRGVTMVATSNREPDDLYKDGINRPLFLPFIQHLKDSCDVFHLASDRDYRLDRLIAAPVWYAPLGPEADAALEEVWTRLTSGAHAQHVTLTVKGRKLEVNRQAAGVAWFSFEELCARPLYSRDYLVIAAHFHTIILQGIPQLDSDKRNEAARFVALIDTLYEAKVKLVASSAAEPETLYPEGDGSFEFERTVSRLHEMRSTDYLAEERVEISVD comes from the coding sequence ATGGGAAACGTGACGCGCCAGTACCGGGAACGTGTGGACGCAGGCCTGCTCACCTTTGATCCGGTGCAGGCCGAAGCCGCTGAACGTCTTGACGCCCTGGCAGCGCGCCTGGCCGATCCGCCAAAGGGCGGCTGGTTCTCGAAGCCGGCCCCTGTGCGCGGGCTCTATCTCTGGGGCGGGGTCGGGCGCGGCAAGTCCATGCTGATGGACCTGTTCTTCGAGGATGCCGCGCCGAAGGCCAAGCGCCGGGTGCACTTCCACGAATTCATGGCCGAAATCCAGGATCGGCTCGACACCTGGCGCAAGATGCCGGAGGGCGAGCGCAAACGCTCCCCATGGCGCGTGAGGAGCGCGGGCGACGACCCGATCCCCCCGGTGGCCAAACAGGTCGCTGCAGACGCGCAGCTGCTCTGCTTCGACGAGTTTCAGGTGACCCAGATCGCTGATGCGATGATCCTCGCCCGCCTGTTCGACCAGTTGTTCCAGCGCGGTGTGACCATGGTGGCAACGTCCAACCGCGAGCCGGATGATCTCTACAAGGACGGCATCAACCGCCCCCTCTTCCTACCTTTCATCCAGCATCTGAAAGACAGCTGCGACGTCTTCCACCTCGCATCCGACCGGGACTACCGGCTGGACCGGCTGATTGCCGCGCCGGTCTGGTATGCCCCGCTCGGGCCGGAGGCGGATGCCGCGCTAGAAGAAGTCTGGACCCGGCTTACCTCCGGCGCCCATGCCCAGCATGTGACGCTGACGGTGAAAGGCCGCAAGCTGGAGGTCAACCGGCAGGCCGCCGGTGTGGCCTGGTTCAGTTTCGAGGAACTTTGCGCCCGCCCACTCTATTCGCGCGACTATCTGGTCATCGCAGCGCACTTCCACACGATCATCCTGCAAGGCATCCCGCAGCTGGACTCCGACAAGCGGAATGAAGCTGCCCGTTTCGTGGCTCTGATCGATACGCTCTACGAAGCGAAGGTGAAACTGGTGGCAAGCTCCGCCGCCGAACCGGAAACGCTGTACCCGGAAGGAGACGGCTCTTTCGAATTCGAGCGGACCGTCAGCCGCCTGCATGAAATGCGCTCAACTGACTATCTCGCCGAAGAGCGCGTCGAGATCAGCGTCGACTGA
- a CDS encoding LysR substrate-binding domain-containing protein: protein MRPTLRQLQYLVAVADTGKFHEAARLLNVSQPSLSAQIAEAEHQLGAVLVERGRHGAFMTPLGEEVVRRARAILIQVEDLKAFTLRPAGEVAGRYRLGTVSTIGPYLLPGAVRELHRLFPELRMSVHESRITDLNDRLNDGRLDMIISTPEDHASSAFMELFEETLFVCAAQEDELSAQKGPVDVEALRGRELLSLGPGHRLSLIIQQLADAAGAHVSTEYEGTSLDAVRQTASMGEGVAILPNLYAVVEAKRDPSQIVRPIRHKLARRKIGLIWREGSPLSEPMTEMGNVMRAVAADLLSSDGKQPKRRVSRR from the coding sequence ATGCGCCCAACGCTCAGACAGCTGCAATACCTGGTCGCCGTGGCCGATACCGGGAAATTCCACGAGGCGGCTCGCCTGCTGAACGTGTCACAGCCGAGCCTGTCGGCCCAGATCGCGGAAGCCGAGCACCAGCTCGGCGCCGTGCTGGTGGAGCGGGGCCGCCATGGCGCGTTCATGACCCCGCTGGGGGAGGAAGTCGTCCGGCGCGCGCGGGCGATCCTGATCCAGGTGGAAGACCTGAAGGCCTTCACCCTGCGTCCCGCGGGGGAGGTGGCCGGACGCTACCGGTTGGGTACGGTCTCCACCATCGGGCCCTATCTGCTGCCCGGGGCCGTCCGCGAACTGCACCGCCTGTTCCCCGAGCTGCGCATGAGTGTGCACGAGTCCCGCATTACGGACCTCAATGACCGCCTGAATGATGGCCGGCTCGACATGATCATCTCGACACCGGAAGACCATGCCAGCAGTGCCTTTATGGAACTGTTCGAAGAGACATTGTTCGTCTGTGCAGCGCAGGAAGACGAATTGTCCGCGCAGAAGGGACCGGTCGATGTGGAAGCCCTGCGCGGGCGGGAGCTGTTGAGCCTGGGGCCCGGTCACAGGCTGAGCCTGATTATCCAGCAGCTGGCGGATGCGGCGGGCGCCCATGTCAGTACCGAATATGAAGGTACGTCGCTGGATGCTGTCCGCCAGACGGCCAGCATGGGGGAGGGGGTGGCCATATTGCCGAACCTCTATGCCGTGGTTGAGGCCAAGCGTGACCCGAGCCAGATCGTCCGCCCGATCCGGCACAAGCTGGCCCGCCGGAAGATCGGCCTCATCTGGCGCGAGGGCTCACCGCTTTCCGAACCCATGACCGAAATGGGCAATGTCATGCGCGCCGTCGCGGCAGACCTGCTCAGCAGTGATGGCAAGCAGCCAAAGCGCCGCGTCAGTCGACGCTGA
- a CDS encoding 1-acyl-sn-glycerol-3-phosphate acyltransferase: MSDETLQQKKLAPRKSAFLDVETPDDLHIVDVLIEERCPKLRASPAWPLVRPVLYTMLGYDKARRMADEIVELNGRESFDRLSRELAFDLSVEGIERMPREGRLIVAANHPTGLADGVAVWDLLKRVREDIIFFANADAVRVNPKFQDVIIPVEWVMEKRSPAKARETLKRAGEAFAEEKCVVIFPSGRLARKEGGRLIEKDWFSTVIGLAKKQKAPILPLNLDAWNSRLYYLLCNLSGELRDITLFHELLNKQGSHIRMTFGQVIDPETLQGEAVALTEKLKAHVAYELLENPEAVFRP, translated from the coding sequence ATGAGTGACGAAACGCTCCAGCAAAAAAAACTGGCGCCGCGGAAATCGGCATTCCTGGATGTCGAGACGCCGGATGACCTGCACATTGTGGATGTGCTGATCGAGGAGCGCTGCCCGAAACTGCGGGCGAGCCCCGCCTGGCCGCTGGTACGCCCGGTCCTTTATACGATGCTGGGGTATGACAAGGCCCGGCGCATGGCGGACGAGATCGTCGAATTGAACGGCCGGGAATCCTTTGACCGTCTGTCGCGCGAACTTGCCTTCGATCTTTCCGTAGAAGGGATCGAACGCATGCCGCGGGAAGGCCGGCTGATTGTTGCCGCCAACCACCCGACCGGTCTCGCCGACGGGGTGGCCGTGTGGGACCTGCTGAAACGGGTCCGCGAAGACATCATCTTTTTTGCGAATGCCGACGCGGTCCGGGTCAATCCGAAATTCCAGGATGTGATTATCCCGGTCGAATGGGTGATGGAGAAGCGTTCACCCGCCAAGGCCCGGGAAACGCTGAAACGGGCAGGGGAGGCGTTCGCCGAGGAAAAATGTGTGGTTATCTTCCCGTCCGGGCGTCTTGCGCGGAAGGAAGGCGGCCGGCTGATCGAGAAGGACTGGTTCTCCACCGTTATCGGTCTGGCGAAGAAGCAGAAAGCGCCGATCCTGCCGCTCAATCTCGATGCATGGAATTCGCGGCTTTATTACCTGCTCTGCAATCTCAGCGGTGAGCTGCGTGACATCACCCTGTTCCACGAGCTGCTGAACAAGCAGGGCTCTCATATACGGATGACGTTCGGCCAGGTGATTGACCCGGAGACCCTCCAGGGCGAGGCCGTTGCGCTGACCGAGAAGCTCAAGGCGCACGTCGCCTATGAATTGCTGGAGAATCCGGAAGCGGTGTTCCGGCCCTGA
- a CDS encoding RcnB family protein, producing MNIRLVPLSLAAVMGAGLMAYADPPDARPGDLPPGLAKQGKIPPGHAKKIWKQGDYLPVDYRTGHEFEDWRRYGLEPAPRGYRWVLVDQDAYLMQVTTGLVANAVTDLLD from the coding sequence ATGAACATCAGACTCGTCCCCCTCTCGCTCGCCGCTGTCATGGGCGCAGGCCTGATGGCCTATGCCGACCCGCCGGATGCCCGCCCGGGGGACCTGCCGCCGGGCCTCGCTAAACAGGGCAAGATTCCGCCGGGACACGCGAAGAAAATATGGAAACAGGGTGACTACCTGCCCGTGGACTATCGCACCGGCCACGAATTCGAAGACTGGCGCCGCTATGGTCTGGAGCCCGCCCCGCGCGGCTATCGCTGGGTTCTGGTCGATCAGGACGCCTATCTGATGCAGGTGACCACCGGCCTCGTCGCCAACGCCGTCACTGATCTGCTCGACTGA
- a CDS encoding carbonic anhydrase — MPRFAAGVVRFKNSVYPEKQDLFEELSKGQSPEALFIACSDSRVETAMITQTEPGELFICRNAGNIVPPHTESTGGMTASIEYAVAVLKVPHIVVCGHTECGAMKGAMNPEGLDGLPHVAKWLGYSKAAVDIVGSIAEDASPEERMKMLIEQNVLLQLQHLRTHPSVAAALAKGTTELHGWVYDIRAGEVEAWDEAEGKFITIDTRYAAQIRELAGEHTCAA; from the coding sequence ATGCCCCGCTTTGCTGCAGGCGTCGTTCGCTTCAAAAACAGTGTCTATCCTGAAAAACAGGACCTTTTCGAAGAGCTCAGCAAGGGCCAGTCGCCCGAAGCCCTCTTCATCGCCTGTTCCGACTCCCGTGTCGAAACAGCCATGATCACCCAGACCGAGCCGGGTGAACTCTTCATCTGCCGCAATGCCGGCAATATCGTTCCACCGCATACGGAATCCACCGGCGGCATGACGGCCTCGATCGAATATGCGGTTGCCGTGCTGAAGGTTCCGCACATCGTGGTCTGCGGCCACACAGAATGCGGCGCCATGAAAGGCGCGATGAACCCGGAAGGCCTCGACGGCCTGCCGCATGTCGCCAAATGGCTCGGCTATTCCAAGGCCGCTGTGGACATCGTCGGAAGCATTGCTGAAGACGCCTCCCCCGAAGAGCGCATGAAAATGCTGATCGAGCAGAATGTCCTGCTCCAGCTTCAGCACCTGCGCACACATCCGAGCGTTGCCGCCGCCCTCGCAAAAGGCACGACCGAACTGCATGGCTGGGTGTACGACATCCGCGCCGGCGAAGTCGAAGCCTGGGACGAGGCCGAAGGCAAATTCATCACCATCGACACCCGTTACGCCGCCCAGATCCGCGAACTCGCGGGCGAACATACCTGCGCGGCCTGA
- a CDS encoding response regulator, whose translation MKVLWVEDHAPVRDMLAIAADKAARSRVQVDLVMAPTLMAAETRLRLERFDLVVLDLGLPDSMDPDMTIARIANMGKYRIAVVSSMDTRDQAVEAALRCGANIHPEAVFKAGLPFNRFIQRPDSFEDFLMDLMPSAADTPAMTVRAA comes from the coding sequence ATGAAAGTTCTCTGGGTTGAAGATCACGCGCCGGTGCGCGACATGCTGGCCATCGCTGCGGACAAGGCGGCCCGCTCACGCGTTCAGGTCGATCTCGTCATGGCACCGACGCTGATGGCGGCGGAAACGCGCCTGCGTCTTGAACGTTTCGACCTTGTTGTGCTGGACCTCGGCCTGCCGGATTCCATGGATCCGGACATGACCATCGCCCGCATCGCCAATATGGGTAAATACCGGATCGCCGTCGTTTCTTCGATGGATACGCGCGACCAGGCCGTCGAAGCGGCGCTGCGGTGCGGCGCGAACATCCACCCGGAAGCCGTTTTCAAGGCCGGCCTGCCGTTCAATCGCTTCATCCAGCGTCCGGACTCCTTCGAGGATTTCCTGATGGACCTGATGCCGTCGGCCGCCGATACGCCGGCCATGACGGTCCGGGCTGCCTGA
- a CDS encoding rhomboid family intramembrane serine protease, which produces MDFFTSAPVTSSLLLANIVASMIGFGASDFINQNSLWIRPIREQGQWHRVLTSGFLHVNGMHLFVNMLTLFYFGPPLESVFGSTGFAILYFGSLLGGSFWEVIDKRGDPDYRAIGASGAISGLMSAVGILFPFALIYLMFAIPIWAGLYALLFIVISFVFSQRENTMIAHGAHLGGAVSGVALTLLLRPESFSQLLDQIARQFG; this is translated from the coding sequence ATGGATTTTTTCACTTCGGCGCCAGTCACGTCCAGCCTGCTGCTGGCCAACATTGTCGCCAGCATGATCGGCTTCGGCGCCAGCGACTTCATAAATCAGAACTCCTTGTGGATCCGGCCGATCCGCGAACAGGGCCAGTGGCACCGCGTTCTGACCTCCGGCTTCCTGCACGTGAACGGCATGCACCTGTTCGTGAACATGCTGACGCTGTTCTATTTTGGCCCCCCGCTGGAGAGCGTGTTCGGCAGCACCGGGTTTGCGATCCTGTATTTCGGCTCCCTGCTTGGCGGGTCCTTCTGGGAAGTGATCGACAAGCGCGGTGATCCGGATTACCGCGCCATCGGCGCCTCGGGGGCCATATCCGGCCTGATGTCGGCCGTGGGCATCCTGTTCCCGTTCGCCCTGATCTATCTGATGTTCGCCATACCGATCTGGGCGGGCCTTTATGCCCTCCTCTTCATCGTCATCAGCTTTGTCTTCTCCCAGCGCGAGAACACGATGATCGCCCATGGCGCCCACCTTGGCGGCGCAGTCTCCGGTGTCGCGCTGACCCTGCTGCTGAGGCCTGAATCCTTCAGCCAGCTGCTCGACCAGATTGCCCGGCAGTTTGGCTGA
- the rpoH gene encoding RNA polymerase sigma factor RpoH — protein MANKISASGSMTLSPEQGLSRYLTEIRKFPMLEKNEEFMLARRWREQEDTQAAEKMVTSHLRLVAKIAMGYRGYGLPMAEVISEGNVGLMQAVKKFDPDKGFRLATYAMWWIRAAIQEYILRSWSLVKLGTTAAQKKLFFNLRRLKGEMAALEEGDLKPEQARLIAEKLNVTETEVYSMNGRMSGSDASLNVPMGTDGDMEWQDWLADDEPGQAEDFANRQEFNARMDLLSAAMEDLNERERHILTERRLTDDPKTLEELSEEYNVSRERIRQIEVRAFEKLQKAMKRMAKEQGLPAGA, from the coding sequence ATGGCAAACAAGATTTCTGCCAGTGGAAGTATGACGCTGAGCCCCGAACAGGGCCTGAGCCGTTATCTCACCGAAATTCGCAAATTTCCGATGCTCGAAAAGAACGAGGAGTTCATGCTGGCCCGGCGCTGGCGCGAGCAGGAAGACACTCAGGCCGCCGAAAAGATGGTCACCTCCCACCTGCGCCTCGTGGCCAAGATCGCCATGGGCTATCGCGGCTATGGCCTGCCGATGGCCGAGGTGATCTCCGAGGGCAATGTCGGCCTGATGCAGGCCGTCAAGAAATTCGACCCGGACAAGGGCTTCCGCCTGGCCACTTACGCCATGTGGTGGATCCGCGCGGCGATCCAGGAATACATCCTGCGCTCGTGGAGCCTGGTGAAGCTCGGCACGACGGCCGCGCAGAAGAAGCTGTTCTTCAATTTGCGCCGCCTGAAAGGCGAAATGGCCGCCCTGGAAGAAGGTGACCTGAAGCCGGAACAGGCCCGGCTGATCGCGGAAAAGCTGAACGTCACCGAAACCGAAGTCTATTCGATGAACGGACGCATGTCCGGCTCAGACGCCTCGCTCAACGTGCCGATGGGCACCGATGGCGACATGGAATGGCAGGACTGGCTGGCCGATGACGAGCCGGGCCAGGCAGAAGACTTTGCCAACCGGCAGGAATTCAATGCCCGGATGGACCTGTTGTCGGCCGCGATGGAAGACCTCAACGAGCGCGAACGTCACATCCTGACCGAGCGCCGCCTGACGGACGACCCGAAAACGCTGGAAGAGCTGTCGGAAGAATACAATGTCTCCCGCGAGCGCATCCGCCAGATCGAGGTCCGCGCCTTCGAGAAACTGCAAAAGGCCATGAAGCGCATGGCCAAGGAACAGGGCCTGCCAGCGGGGGCTTAA
- a CDS encoding SulP family inorganic anion transporter, with protein sequence MSSSQTAAPGGRTPFFDLSNMRGDLFGGLTAGIVALPLALAFGEASGAGPIAGLWGAIFVGFFAALFGGTGSQVSGPTGPMVVVFAGLYAALGGNPTLVFAAVVLAGIIQIGFGVLKFGQYVKLVPYPVISGFMSGIGVIIIALQLSRLFGHEPDGGGTIPAFTAVPGAVMDPNLIAVGIAAMTLFIVFTWPKKFAAYVPGPLAALVIGTLVSLFVPGAPVLGDIPTGLPQFVLPSFSADTALIVVEAAFILAVLGSIDSLLTSLVADNMTRTRHGSDKELIGQGIGNTIAGMFGAIPGAGATMRTVINVRSGGRTKISGMTHAFVLLAIVLSLGPLASQIPHAVLAGILVKVGFDTIDLSYIKRAHKGPRWDLALMVLVLGLTVFVDLITAVAVGVVLAALAFIKKLADDQIASVQHEAPPQSSEEEVTLLSRCGGRVMLFDFGGPLSFGAAADLGHHVRSKAGDRVEIIVLDFARVPFIDVSAVRAVETIIEDAHDAGKDVYFTGMSEEVEAVLHRFAADAVPGSEDKRFGQRRDALNAALTRLDEKPTPVPAE encoded by the coding sequence ATGTCTTCTTCCCAGACTGCTGCGCCCGGCGGGCGCACCCCCTTCTTTGATCTCTCGAACATGAGAGGCGACCTGTTCGGCGGCCTGACCGCCGGCATCGTCGCCCTGCCGCTGGCCCTTGCCTTCGGTGAAGCGTCAGGGGCCGGCCCGATTGCCGGTCTCTGGGGCGCAATTTTCGTTGGCTTCTTCGCCGCCCTGTTCGGCGGCACAGGCTCACAGGTCTCCGGTCCGACCGGCCCGATGGTCGTCGTCTTTGCCGGGCTCTACGCAGCCCTCGGCGGCAACCCGACGCTGGTGTTCGCCGCGGTCGTGCTGGCTGGTATCATCCAGATCGGCTTCGGCGTGCTGAAGTTCGGCCAGTATGTGAAACTGGTGCCCTATCCGGTGATTTCCGGCTTCATGAGCGGCATTGGCGTGATCATCATCGCGCTGCAGCTCTCCCGCCTGTTCGGGCACGAGCCTGACGGCGGCGGCACGATCCCGGCTTTCACCGCCGTCCCCGGCGCCGTGATGGACCCGAACCTGATCGCCGTTGGCATTGCCGCGATGACCCTGTTCATCGTCTTCACCTGGCCGAAGAAATTCGCCGCCTATGTCCCAGGGCCCCTTGCGGCGCTGGTGATCGGTACGCTGGTCAGCCTCTTCGTTCCGGGTGCGCCTGTGCTGGGCGACATCCCGACCGGCCTGCCGCAATTCGTCCTGCCGAGCTTCAGCGCGGATACCGCACTGATCGTGGTCGAAGCGGCCTTCATCCTGGCGGTCCTCGGCTCCATCGACAGCCTGCTGACGTCCCTGGTCGCCGACAACATGACCCGCACGCGCCATGGCTCCGACAAGGAACTGATCGGCCAGGGCATCGGTAACACGATTGCCGGCATGTTCGGCGCCATCCCGGGTGCCGGTGCCACGATGCGGACGGTGATCAATGTCCGCTCCGGCGGCCGCACCAAGATCTCCGGCATGACGCATGCCTTCGTGCTGCTGGCCATCGTGCTCAGCCTTGGCCCGCTCGCCTCTCAGATCCCGCATGCGGTTCTGGCCGGTATCCTTGTGAAAGTTGGCTTCGACACGATCGACCTGTCCTACATCAAGCGTGCCCACAAAGGCCCGCGCTGGGATCTTGCCCTGATGGTGCTGGTGCTTGGCCTGACGGTCTTCGTTGACCTGATCACGGCTGTCGCGGTCGGTGTGGTCCTCGCGGCGCTCGCCTTCATCAAGAAGCTGGCCGACGACCAGATCGCCTCGGTGCAGCATGAGGCCCCGCCCCAGTCCAGCGAAGAGGAAGTGACCCTTCTCTCCCGCTGCGGCGGCCGGGTGATGCTGTTCGACTTTGGCGGCCCGCTCAGCTTCGGCGCAGCGGCAGACCTTGGCCACCATGTCCGCAGCAAGGCGGGCGACAGGGTCGAGATCATCGTGCTGGACTTTGCCCGCGTGCCCTTCATCGACGTCTCCGCCGTCCGCGCGGTCGAGACGATCATCGAAGACGCCCATGACGCCGGCAAGGATGTCTACTTCACCGGCATGAGCGAGGAGGTCGAAGCCGTCCTCCACCGCTTTGCGGCAGATGCCGTTCCGGGCAGCGAGGACAAGCGTTTCGGCCAGCGCCGCGACGCCCTGAACGCCGCGCTCACCCGCCTAGATGAGAAGCCGACCCCCGTACCGGCCGAATAA